In a genomic window of Streptomyces sp. NBC_01231:
- a CDS encoding beta-ketoacyl-[acyl-carrier-protein] synthase family protein: protein MSPTNRTVVVTGIGATTPLGGDVASTWEGLVAGKSGVTVLEQEWAADQAVRIAAQIAVEPTEVIPRPQARRLDRSAQFALIAAKEAWADAGFTGKAGEDGSDGSVDADRLGAVIASGIGGVTTLLDQYDVLKEKGVRRVSPHTVPMLMPNSPSANVGLLVGARAGVHTPVSACASGAEAIGYAIEMIRTGRADVVVAGGTEAAIHPLPIAAFGNMMAMSKNNDDPEGASRPYDTGRDGFVMGEGAGVIVLESAEHAAKRGARVYAEAVGQGISADSHDIVQPEPEGRGISHALQNLLERTDLNPAEIVHVNAHATSTPAGDVAELKALRKVFGDDADHMAVSATKSMTGHLLGGAGGVESVATILALYHRVAPPTINVENLDPEAEASADIVRGEARKLPVEGRIAALNDSFGFGGHNVVLAFRSV, encoded by the coding sequence GTGAGCCCGACCAATCGCACCGTGGTCGTCACCGGTATCGGCGCAACCACACCGCTGGGTGGCGACGTAGCTTCCACTTGGGAAGGGCTGGTCGCCGGCAAGTCCGGCGTCACGGTCCTGGAGCAGGAGTGGGCCGCCGATCAGGCGGTCCGCATCGCCGCGCAGATCGCCGTGGAACCGACCGAGGTCATCCCTCGGCCACAGGCCCGCCGCCTGGACCGTTCGGCGCAGTTCGCGCTGATCGCGGCAAAGGAGGCGTGGGCCGACGCCGGCTTCACCGGCAAGGCGGGTGAGGACGGGTCCGACGGGTCGGTCGACGCCGACCGGCTCGGCGCGGTCATCGCCTCCGGCATCGGTGGCGTGACGACTCTGCTCGACCAGTACGACGTGCTGAAGGAGAAGGGCGTCCGCCGCGTCTCCCCGCACACCGTCCCCATGCTGATGCCGAACAGCCCCTCGGCGAACGTGGGCCTGCTCGTGGGCGCCCGGGCGGGCGTGCACACGCCGGTCTCCGCCTGCGCGTCGGGCGCCGAGGCCATCGGCTACGCCATCGAGATGATCCGCACCGGCCGCGCCGACGTCGTCGTCGCGGGCGGCACGGAGGCGGCGATCCACCCGCTGCCGATCGCCGCGTTCGGCAACATGATGGCGATGTCCAAGAACAACGACGACCCCGAGGGCGCCTCGCGTCCCTACGACACCGGCCGTGACGGCTTCGTCATGGGCGAGGGTGCCGGCGTGATCGTCCTGGAGTCGGCCGAGCACGCCGCCAAGCGTGGTGCCCGGGTGTACGCCGAGGCGGTCGGGCAGGGCATCTCCGCCGACAGCCACGACATCGTGCAGCCGGAGCCGGAGGGGCGCGGCATCTCGCACGCCCTGCAGAACCTGCTGGAGCGCACCGACCTGAACCCGGCGGAGATCGTGCACGTCAACGCGCACGCGACGTCGACGCCGGCCGGTGACGTGGCCGAGCTGAAGGCGCTGCGCAAGGTGTTCGGCGACGACGCCGACCACATGGCGGTCTCCGCGACCAAGTCGATGACCGGTCATCTGCTGGGTGGCGCGGGCGGTGTGGAGTCGGTGGCGACGATCCTCGCCCTGTACCACCGGGTGGCTCCGCCGACCATCAACGTGGAGAACCTCGACCCGGAGGCGGAGGCCAGCGCGGACATCGTGCGCGGTGAGGCTCGCAAGCTGCCGGTGGAGGGCCGTATCGCCGCCCTGAACGACTCGTTCGGGTTCGGCGGGCACAACGTGGTGCTGGCGTTCCGTTCCGTGTGA
- a CDS encoding ACP S-malonyltransferase: MLVLVAPGQGAQTPGFLTPWLELPGVRGTLEAWSEAVQLDLIRYGTEGDAEEIRDTAVAQPLLVAAGLASAYMLFDDPADLPRKVGALAGHSVGELTAAALAGVLPAEETVRLVRARGLAMAEAAAVTDTGMSALLGGDPEVSVAHLEKLGLTPANVNGAGQIVAAGTLEQLAVLNEDKPEGVRKVVPLKVAGAFHTHHMVPAVDALAKAAETLTPADPKVTYVSNKDGQAVTSGAEVVARLVGQVANPVRWDLCMETFKELGVTALIEVCPGGTLTGLAKRALPGVRTLALKTPDDLDAARELIAATATPAADAAGA; this comes from the coding sequence GTGCTCGTACTCGTCGCTCCCGGCCAAGGCGCCCAGACGCCCGGCTTCCTGACTCCCTGGCTCGAACTCCCCGGTGTCCGCGGCACCCTCGAGGCGTGGTCCGAGGCCGTGCAGCTCGACCTGATCCGCTACGGCACCGAGGGGGACGCGGAGGAGATCCGCGACACCGCCGTGGCGCAGCCGCTGCTGGTCGCGGCCGGACTCGCCTCCGCGTACATGCTCTTCGACGACCCGGCGGACCTGCCCCGCAAGGTCGGCGCGCTCGCCGGGCACAGCGTCGGCGAACTGACCGCGGCCGCTCTCGCCGGGGTGCTCCCTGCCGAGGAGACCGTCCGGCTGGTCCGGGCCCGTGGCCTGGCGATGGCCGAGGCCGCCGCCGTGACCGACACCGGCATGTCGGCGCTGCTCGGCGGTGACCCCGAGGTGAGCGTCGCGCACCTGGAGAAGCTGGGCCTGACCCCGGCGAACGTCAACGGCGCCGGCCAGATCGTGGCCGCGGGCACGCTGGAGCAGCTCGCCGTGCTGAACGAGGACAAGCCCGAGGGCGTCCGCAAGGTCGTCCCGCTCAAGGTGGCCGGCGCCTTCCACACGCACCACATGGTTCCCGCGGTCGACGCGCTGGCGAAGGCCGCCGAGACCCTGACGCCCGCCGACCCGAAGGTCACGTACGTCTCGAACAAGGACGGGCAGGCCGTCACCTCCGGTGCCGAGGTCGTGGCGCGGCTGGTCGGCCAGGTCGCCAACCCGGTCCGCTGGGACCTGTGCATGGAGACCTTCAAGGAGCTCGGCGTGACCGCGCTGATCGAGGTGTGCCCCGGTGGCACGCTGACCGGTCTCGCCAAGCGGGCGCTGCCCGGTGTGCGGACGCTGGCGCTCAAGACCCCCGACGACCTCGACGCCGCTCGCGAGCTCATCGCTGCGACTGCTACACCTGCCGCTGACGCGGCGGGCGCCTGA
- a CDS encoding ketoacyl-ACP synthase III, which translates to MSKIKPSKGAPYARILGVGGYRPTRVVPNEVILETIDSSDEWIRSRSGIETRHWANAEETVAAMSIEASGKAIADAGISAEQIGGVIVSTVSHFKQTPAVATEIADKLGTDKAAAFDISAGCAGFGYGLTLAKGMVVEGSAEYVLVIGVERLSDLTDLEDRATAFLFGDGAGAVVVGPSDEPHIGPTVWGSEGDKSETIKQTVPWNEFNVGDVSKLPLDSKGNVKFPAITQEGQAVFRWAVFEMAKVAQQALDAAGISPSELDVFIPHQANERIIDSMVKTLKLPEHVTVARDVRTTGNTSAASIPLAMERLLATGEAKSGDTALVIGFGAGLVYAATVVTLP; encoded by the coding sequence ATGTCGAAGATCAAGCCCAGCAAGGGCGCCCCGTACGCGCGGATCCTCGGGGTGGGCGGCTACCGCCCCACCCGGGTCGTGCCGAACGAGGTGATCCTCGAGACGATCGACTCGTCCGACGAGTGGATCCGCTCGCGCTCCGGCATCGAGACGCGGCACTGGGCGAACGCCGAGGAGACCGTGGCCGCGATGTCGATCGAGGCGTCCGGCAAGGCGATCGCCGATGCCGGGATCTCCGCCGAGCAGATCGGCGGCGTGATCGTCTCGACCGTCTCGCACTTCAAGCAGACCCCGGCCGTCGCCACCGAGATCGCCGACAAGCTCGGCACCGACAAGGCCGCCGCCTTCGACATCTCGGCCGGCTGCGCGGGCTTCGGCTACGGCCTGACCCTCGCCAAGGGCATGGTCGTCGAGGGGTCCGCGGAGTACGTCCTGGTCATCGGCGTCGAGCGGCTCAGCGACCTCACCGACCTGGAGGACCGTGCCACGGCCTTCCTGTTCGGCGACGGTGCGGGCGCGGTCGTGGTCGGTCCCTCCGACGAGCCGCACATCGGTCCGACGGTGTGGGGTTCCGAGGGCGACAAGTCCGAGACGATCAAGCAGACGGTGCCGTGGAACGAGTTCAACGTCGGCGACGTCTCCAAGCTCCCGCTCGACAGCAAGGGCAACGTCAAGTTCCCCGCGATCACGCAGGAGGGCCAGGCGGTCTTCCGCTGGGCCGTGTTCGAGATGGCGAAGGTCGCCCAGCAGGCGCTGGACGCGGCCGGGATCAGCCCGAGCGAGCTGGACGTCTTCATTCCGCACCAGGCCAACGAGCGCATCATCGACTCGATGGTGAAGACTCTCAAGCTGCCGGAGCATGTCACGGTCGCCCGTGACGTGCGCACCACCGGCAACACCTCGGCCGCCTCGATTCCGCTCGCAATGGAGCGGCTTCTGGCGACCGGCGAGGCGAAGAGCGGCGACACCGCGCTCGTCATCGGATTCGGGGCGGGTCTCGTCTACGCCGCCACTGTCGTTACCCTCCCCTAG
- a CDS encoding acyl carrier protein has translation MAATQEEIVAGLADIVNEIAGIPVEDVQLDKSFTDDLDVDSLSMVEVVVAAEERFDVKIPDEDVKNLKTVGDATSYILKHQA, from the coding sequence ATGGCCGCCACTCAGGAAGAGATCGTCGCCGGTCTCGCCGACATCGTGAACGAGATCGCCGGCATCCCGGTTGAGGACGTCCAGCTGGACAAGTCCTTCACCGACGACCTGGACGTCGACTCGCTGTCCATGGTCGAGGTCGTCGTCGCCGCCGAGGAGCGCTTCGACGTCAAGATCCCCGACGAGGACGTCAAGAACCTCAAGACCGTCGGTGACGCGACCAGCTACATCCTCAAGCACCAGGCCTGA
- a CDS encoding GNAT family N-acetyltransferase: protein MSLVRRATVEDAGEVLRLRQVMIDSVFSGADAAAASRGWHGESLPTLRARLAEPDGDFMAFVVEHPERPGALAALAAGTLEYRIGRAGNPHGRVGHVFSVATDPDARRRGYARACMEELLQWFRERGVPQVDLNASAQAEPLYESLGFVRKPDPSMRLSL from the coding sequence ATGAGTCTCGTACGTCGTGCAACGGTCGAGGACGCGGGGGAAGTGCTCCGGCTGCGTCAGGTGATGATCGATTCGGTGTTCTCCGGAGCGGACGCCGCGGCCGCCTCCCGAGGATGGCACGGAGAGTCCCTGCCGACACTGCGGGCCCGCCTCGCCGAGCCGGACGGGGACTTCATGGCGTTCGTCGTGGAGCATCCGGAGCGGCCGGGGGCGCTGGCGGCGCTGGCCGCCGGGACCCTGGAGTACCGCATCGGCCGGGCCGGCAATCCGCACGGACGGGTCGGCCATGTCTTCAGCGTCGCCACCGACCCGGACGCCCGGCGCCGCGGGTACGCGCGCGCCTGCATGGAGGAACTGCTCCAGTGGTTCCGTGAGCGGGGCGTCCCGCAGGTGGACCTGAACGCCTCCGCCCAGGCCGAACCCCTCTACGAGTCGCTGGGCTTCGTCCGCAAGCCGGACCCCTCGATGCGGCTCAGCCTGTGA
- a CDS encoding beta-lactamase family protein, giving the protein MSLQSLALIENWPVPTAAAAVVRADGTLLGTHGPAGHRFPLASVTKPLAAYAALVAYEEGAVDLDEPAGPPGATVRHLLAHTSGLAFDEHRVTAPPGERRLYSNAGFEQLGDHLAKTTDIPFGEYLREAVLEPLGMTSTTLQGSPAKDGVSTVDDLLRFAAEIQAPRLLDPRTVAEAMTVQYPGTKGVLPGYGHQNPNDWGLGFEIRDGKSPHWTGASSSPRTFGHFGQSGTFLWIDPDARAACVALTDRAFGPWAVEAWPAFTDAVLAEL; this is encoded by the coding sequence ATGTCCTTGCAGAGCCTCGCGTTGATCGAGAACTGGCCGGTTCCCACCGCCGCGGCGGCCGTCGTACGCGCCGACGGGACGCTGCTCGGCACCCACGGCCCGGCCGGGCACCGCTTTCCGCTGGCCTCGGTCACCAAGCCGCTCGCTGCCTACGCCGCCCTCGTCGCGTACGAGGAGGGTGCCGTCGACCTCGACGAGCCGGCCGGGCCGCCCGGGGCCACGGTGCGGCATCTGCTCGCGCACACCTCCGGGCTGGCCTTCGACGAGCACCGGGTGACGGCCCCGCCCGGGGAACGGCGGCTGTACTCCAACGCCGGGTTCGAGCAGCTCGGGGACCACCTCGCGAAGACCACCGACATCCCGTTCGGCGAGTACCTGCGCGAGGCGGTGCTGGAGCCGCTCGGGATGACGTCCACGACCCTCCAGGGCTCCCCCGCGAAGGACGGCGTGTCCACGGTGGACGACCTCCTGCGGTTCGCGGCCGAGATCCAGGCACCCCGGCTGCTCGACCCGCGCACCGTCGCCGAGGCGATGACGGTCCAGTACCCGGGGACGAAGGGCGTGCTTCCGGGGTACGGGCACCAGAACCCGAACGACTGGGGGCTCGGCTTCGAGATCCGCGACGGCAAGTCGCCGCACTGGACGGGGGCCTCGTCCTCACCGCGCACCTTCGGGCACTTCGGCCAGTCCGGTACCTTCCTGTGGATCGACCCCGACGCGCGGGCAGCCTGCGTGGCCCTCACCGACCGCGCCTTCGGCCCCTGGGCCGTCGAGGCGTGGCCGGCGTTCACGGACGCGGTGCTGGCCGAGCTGTGA
- a CDS encoding pirin family protein, translated as MDVRHATERYRGGDPEAGIESLHAFSFGPHYDPGNLRFGALIACNEERLAPGAGFDEHPHSHTEIVTWVVEGELTHRDSAGHETLVRPGDVQRLSSAAGVRHVERNDGPVPLSFVQMWLAPLEPGGDSAYEIVHGIADSTPYAVPEAGAMLHVRRLGAGERTAVPDGAYVYMHVVRGEVSLDGARLGPGDAARITDAKDLEAVATSGAELLVWEMS; from the coding sequence ATGGACGTACGGCACGCGACGGAGCGTTACCGAGGCGGCGACCCCGAGGCGGGCATCGAGTCGCTGCACGCCTTCTCCTTCGGCCCGCACTACGACCCCGGCAACCTCCGCTTCGGCGCGCTGATCGCCTGCAACGAGGAGCGCCTCGCGCCCGGCGCCGGCTTCGACGAGCACCCGCACAGCCACACCGAGATCGTGACGTGGGTCGTCGAGGGCGAGCTCACCCACCGCGACTCGGCCGGCCACGAGACGCTCGTACGCCCCGGTGACGTCCAGCGCCTCAGCTCGGCGGCCGGGGTGCGGCACGTGGAACGCAACGACGGCCCGGTGCCGCTGTCCTTCGTCCAGATGTGGCTGGCCCCGCTGGAGCCCGGCGGCGACTCGGCGTACGAGATCGTCCACGGCATCGCGGACTCCACGCCCTACGCCGTCCCGGAGGCGGGCGCGATGCTGCACGTACGGCGTCTGGGGGCGGGGGAGCGGACGGCGGTGCCGGACGGGGCGTATGTGTACATGCATGTCGTGCGCGGGGAAGTGAGCCTGGACGGCGCGCGGTTGGGGCCGGGCGACGCGGCGCGGATCACGGACGCGAAGGACCTGGAGGCGGTGGCGACGAGCGGCGCGGAGCTGCTGGTGTGGGAGATGTCCTAG
- the fasR gene encoding fatty acid biosynthesis transcriptional regulator FasR has product MPEPETRRPDAAVPVHSHPATLKRLEQSSGSLAAQAIARMDETLPWYRAMPPENRSWIGLVAQAGIAAFTEWFRHPDAPQAISTDVFGTAPRELTRAITLRQTVEMVRTTIEVMESAIDEVAAPGDESVLREALLVYAREIAFATAQVYAQAAEARGAWDARLESLVVNAVLSGEADEGAVSRAAALGWNSPEHVCVVLGPAPDGDSELTVEAIRRAARHAKLQVLTGVLGARLVVIAGGSDNPLAVAKSLIGPYAPGPVVAGPVVSDLLAATRSAQAAAAGLKACSAWQDAPRPVLADDLLPERAMAGDPGAREQLVEEIYRPLEEAGSALLETLSVYLEQASSLEGAARMLFVHPNTVRYRLRRVTDVTGWSPSDVRSAFTLRIALILGRLADGDLQL; this is encoded by the coding sequence GTGCCCGAACCAGAGACCCGCCGCCCCGACGCCGCCGTACCCGTCCACTCGCACCCAGCGACCCTGAAGCGGCTCGAGCAGTCGTCCGGCAGTCTCGCCGCGCAGGCGATCGCGCGCATGGACGAGACGCTGCCGTGGTACCGGGCCATGCCCCCGGAGAACCGTTCCTGGATCGGGCTGGTGGCCCAGGCCGGTATCGCCGCGTTCACCGAGTGGTTCCGGCACCCGGACGCGCCCCAGGCCATCTCCACCGATGTCTTCGGGACCGCGCCGCGCGAGCTGACCAGGGCCATCACCCTGCGCCAGACCGTCGAGATGGTGCGCACCACGATCGAGGTCATGGAGTCCGCGATCGACGAGGTGGCGGCCCCGGGCGACGAGTCCGTCCTGCGTGAGGCGCTGCTGGTGTACGCCCGCGAGATCGCCTTCGCGACCGCCCAGGTGTACGCCCAGGCGGCCGAGGCACGCGGCGCCTGGGACGCCCGGCTGGAGTCGCTCGTGGTGAACGCCGTGCTGAGCGGCGAGGCCGACGAGGGGGCGGTGTCCCGGGCCGCCGCGCTGGGCTGGAACTCGCCCGAGCACGTGTGCGTGGTGCTGGGGCCGGCGCCCGACGGTGACAGCGAGCTGACCGTCGAGGCCATCCGGCGGGCCGCCCGGCACGCCAAGCTCCAGGTCCTCACCGGTGTGCTCGGCGCCCGGCTCGTGGTGATCGCGGGTGGCAGCGACAACCCCCTCGCCGTGGCCAAGTCGCTGATCGGGCCTTATGCGCCGGGGCCGGTCGTGGCGGGACCCGTGGTGTCCGATCTGCTGGCCGCGACCCGGTCCGCGCAGGCCGCCGCCGCCGGGCTCAAGGCGTGTTCCGCCTGGCAGGACGCCCCGCGGCCGGTTCTGGCGGACGATCTGCTCCCGGAACGCGCGATGGCCGGTGACCCGGGCGCGCGTGAGCAGTTGGTGGAGGAGATCTACAGACCGCTGGAGGAGGCGGGGTCGGCACTCCTGGAGACGCTCTCCGTCTATCTGGAACAGGCGAGCAGTCTCGAAGGCGCCGCTCGTATGCTCTTCGTTCATCCCAATACCGTGCGCTACCGGCTCCGACGTGTGACTGACGTCACCGGGTGGTCACCCTCCGATGTACGGTCGGCGTTCACGTTGCGCATCGCGCTCATCCTGGGGCGTCTGGCCGACGGCGATCTCCAGCTCTAG
- a CDS encoding DUF3145 domain-containing protein codes for MTTRGVLYVHSAPRALCPHVEWAIAGVLGTRVNLDWIRQPAAPGTWRSEFSWQAEVGTASKLASALRGWHLLRFEVTAEPCVTAEGERYSCTPELGIFHAVTGIHGDILIPEDRLRAALTRSQHGETDLEAEIAKLLGKPWDDELEPFRYAGEGAPVRWLHQVV; via the coding sequence GTGACGACACGTGGAGTTCTGTACGTGCACTCCGCGCCGCGCGCGCTGTGCCCGCACGTCGAGTGGGCCATCGCCGGGGTGCTCGGCACACGCGTCAACCTCGACTGGATCCGGCAGCCCGCCGCGCCCGGCACCTGGCGCTCGGAGTTCTCCTGGCAGGCCGAGGTCGGCACGGCCTCCAAACTGGCGTCCGCGCTGAGAGGCTGGCACCTTCTGCGCTTCGAGGTGACCGCCGAGCCCTGCGTCACCGCCGAGGGCGAGCGCTACAGCTGCACCCCCGAACTCGGCATCTTCCACGCCGTCACCGGCATCCACGGCGACATCCTGATCCCGGAGGACCGCCTGCGCGCCGCGCTGACACGGTCCCAGCACGGCGAGACGGACCTGGAGGCGGAGATCGCCAAGCTGCTGGGCAAGCCCTGGGACGACGAACTGGAGCCCTTCAGATACGCGGGCGAGGGCGCGCCCGTGCGGTGGCTCCACCAGGTCGTCTAG
- a CDS encoding MerR family transcriptional regulator has translation MTVMETTGTTTDSCAAPPHPRRRPAGQDSYTISEVVAITGLTAHTLRWYERIGLMPHIDRSHTGQRRYSNRDLDWLDLVGKLRLTGMPVADMVRYAELVREGDHTYGDRFELLKETREDVLARIAELQDTLAVLDRKIGFYADAGRALASERS, from the coding sequence ATGACGGTGATGGAGACCACGGGTACCACGACCGACAGCTGTGCCGCCCCGCCACACCCCCGCAGGCGTCCGGCAGGCCAGGACAGCTACACCATCAGCGAGGTCGTCGCGATCACCGGCCTGACCGCGCACACCCTGCGCTGGTACGAACGGATCGGCCTGATGCCGCACATCGACCGTTCGCACACCGGCCAGCGCCGCTACAGCAACCGCGACCTCGACTGGCTCGACCTCGTCGGCAAGCTGCGGCTGACCGGCATGCCGGTGGCCGACATGGTGCGCTACGCCGAACTGGTGCGCGAGGGCGACCACACCTATGGGGACCGCTTCGAGCTGCTGAAGGAGACCCGCGAGGACGTCCTCGCCCGGATCGCGGAACTTCAGGACACGCTCGCGGTCCTCGACCGGAAGATCGGTTTCTACGCGGACGCCGGGCGGGCCCTGGCGTCGGAGAGGTCCTGA